GGTAAAATTGCTGGCTAGTGGCGAAGTCATGGAGGCAGTGGTGGTGAGTAGTAGCGGGGACGCTATTTTCGACCGGTCGGCGGAGAACGCGGTCAGAAAAGCCTCACCTTTACCTGTTCCGCAAGATCGGGAATTGTTTAATCAAAAATTTAGAGTTTTTGCGTTTGTATTTAAACCGGAATAATTAATACGGAAACACAATATGAGTTTAGTAACAAAAACGTTCTTCATGGGCTTATTGCTTGCTTTGTTATCGGTAGCCCAAGCGGAAGAATTGACCATCGAAATCACCAAAGGCTCGCAAACCGCCGTGCCGATTGCGATTGTGCCGTTCGCTCAACAGGGTGCAGTTGGCAACGTCAAGCTAACCGAGGTGATCAACTCGGATTTGGCCGGCAGCGGTTTTTTTAAAACGCTGGCCGAAGAAGATATGCTGACTCAACCCAGCGAGCCGGAAAAAGTAAATTTTCGGGATTGGCAGGTACTGGGCCAGGATTATTTGGTCATCGGGCAGGTAGTAGGCAATGGCGGCAGTTTTAATATCCAATTCCATTTGTTCAACGTGCATAACGGCCAACTGTTGATGGGCTACAAGCTGACTGTGGGCGGCAACGAACTGCGGCGCGCGGCTCACCATATCAGCGACTTGATTTACGAAAAACTGACCGGACGGAAGGGGGCGTTCAATACCCGTATTGCTTATGTGACCAGCGCTGCAAGAGGCAACGGCAAACAATACATGCTGCAAGTGGCGGATGCGGACGGTTATAACCCCAGAACCATAGCCGAGTCTCCCGAACCTATTATGGCGCCTGCCTGGTCGCCGGACGGGTCGAAAATTGCGTATGTGTCGTTTCATACCAAACGTTCGGAAATTTTTGTACAAACTCTGGCTACAGGCCAGCGGCAAAGCGTTTCCTCGTATCCCGGTATAAACGGCGCGCCGGCTTTCTCGCCGGACGGTAGCCGCTTGGCCATTACCTTGTCGAAAGATGGCAGCCCGGATATTTATGTGTTAAACCTTGCCAATCGGAATTTGACCCGCTTGACCTCGGGGTTGTCGATCGATACCGAACCGTCCTGGTCTCCGGATGGCAGTACCATTGTGTTTACCTCCGATCAAGGCGGCAAACCGCAGCTGTACATGATTCCAAGTACCGGCGGTAGACCGACCCGCCTGACGTTTCAGGGCGATTATAATGCCAGGGGACGTTTTTCCGCGGATGGCAGAAGCTTGGCCATGGTCAACGGCAACGGCGGCAGATACCGTATCGCGGTGATGGATATGGCATCCCGAACCGTCAACGTGTTAAGCGAAGGCAATCTGGACGAATCGCCCAGTTTTGCGCCTAACGGCAGTATGATTCTGTTTTCAGCAAACAAAGGCGGCAGATCGGTGTTGTCGGTGGTTTCCACCGATGGGGCCATGCAGCAAAAACTGGACTTTCAAAGTGGCGGCGTGCGAGAGCCGGCCTGGGCACCTTAAAAGCCAAAAACTAATTTTTTCGTTTGAACTTTAAAATCTTGGAGATGATGTATGAAATTGAATAAAGCCCATTTGGTTTTCGCTATGATGGCTGTATTGGCGACCGGTTGCAGTTCGACCGAAGAAGAAGGCAGTTTGGTGGACGGCAGCCAAAGCGGTGCCGACGCCTCGACCAGCGGCTACAACGATGGTTCCATGTCCGGCACTCAGTTCGGTTCCGGCGACGGTTATAATTCAGGTTCCGGCTATGGCTCAGGTTCAAACTTAGGTCCTGAATTCAGCGATCCTAACAATCCGTTGTCTAAGCAGGTGATCTACTTTGAACTGGACAGCAGCCAGGTTAAGCAGGATTATGTGCCGGTAGTCGCGGCTCACGCTCAGTATTTGGCCTCTCATCCGAATCAACACGTGATTTTGTCCGGCCATGCCGACGAAAGAGGTTCCAGCGAATATAACATCGCGTTGGGCGAACAACGCGCCAAATCGGTCGAGCGTATGATGCGTTCGCAAGGCGTGACTGCCGGCCAGTTGGAAGTAGTGAGCTATGGCGAAGAAAAACCCGCTGTTTCCGGCCACGATGAGTCTGCGTGGCAAATGAACCGTCGTGTAGAAGTAGGCTATCAATGAAAAAAACTGCACTTTTAATGCTCTGCGCTCATTTTGGTCTGATGACCGAAGCGGGCGCGCTGCCTGTCAATAATTCCGGCTATCAGGGAAATGCTGGCTATGGAGCTCCTGCCGCAGGTGCCGATAGCGCTATTTTTGAAGTATTAGGAAGATTGGAGCAGTTGCAATTGGAAGTGCAGCAACTCAGAGGCATAGTGGAAGAGCAGTCTCAAACCATCGCCGATCTGGAGCGTAAGCAAAGCAACATGTATTCGGACTTGGACGACAGAATACAGTTGCTAAGCTCGCCGGCTCAGCCGGCGGGAGCCCAATCTGCCACTACGGACACTGCTCAAGCGGCAGTACCGGCAAGCGCGGCTACGGCAACAGCGACTGAACAACCCGCAGCGGCTGCCGCCACAGTTGCCCCTACGCCTGCCGCACCCGAAACGCCTGTCGCCGAGGTCAAAGCCGCCGAAACACCTGCTGTGCCCGTCGTGGCAAAAGCCAGTGAAA
This sequence is a window from Methylomonas methanica MC09. Protein-coding genes within it:
- the tolB gene encoding Tol-Pal system beta propeller repeat protein TolB → MSLVTKTFFMGLLLALLSVAQAEELTIEITKGSQTAVPIAIVPFAQQGAVGNVKLTEVINSDLAGSGFFKTLAEEDMLTQPSEPEKVNFRDWQVLGQDYLVIGQVVGNGGSFNIQFHLFNVHNGQLLMGYKLTVGGNELRRAAHHISDLIYEKLTGRKGAFNTRIAYVTSAARGNGKQYMLQVADADGYNPRTIAESPEPIMAPAWSPDGSKIAYVSFHTKRSEIFVQTLATGQRQSVSSYPGINGAPAFSPDGSRLAITLSKDGSPDIYVLNLANRNLTRLTSGLSIDTEPSWSPDGSTIVFTSDQGGKPQLYMIPSTGGRPTRLTFQGDYNARGRFSADGRSLAMVNGNGGRYRIAVMDMASRTVNVLSEGNLDESPSFAPNGSMILFSANKGGRSVLSVVSTDGAMQQKLDFQSGGVREPAWAP
- the pal gene encoding peptidoglycan-associated lipoprotein Pal, with amino-acid sequence MKLNKAHLVFAMMAVLATGCSSTEEEGSLVDGSQSGADASTSGYNDGSMSGTQFGSGDGYNSGSGYGSGSNLGPEFSDPNNPLSKQVIYFELDSSQVKQDYVPVVAAHAQYLASHPNQHVILSGHADERGSSEYNIALGEQRAKSVERMMRSQGVTAGQLEVVSYGEEKPAVSGHDESAWQMNRRVEVGYQ
- the ybgF gene encoding tol-pal system protein YbgF produces the protein MKKTALLMLCAHFGLMTEAGALPVNNSGYQGNAGYGAPAAGADSAIFEVLGRLEQLQLEVQQLRGIVEEQSQTIADLERKQSNMYSDLDDRIQLLSSPAQPAGAQSATTDTAQAAVPASAATATATEQPAAAAATVAPTPAAPETPVAEVKAAETPAVPVVAKASEKERYQEAYETLRNGHNAKAIQMFEALQSDFPAGEFSDNAQYWLGEAYKINREYDKARAAFNKVVSQYPKSSKVPDALLKLGYIEFDQQNMAKARDYLTGITTSYPETTAAHLASKKLAQMPQ